From Pagrus major chromosome 9, Pma_NU_1.0, the proteins below share one genomic window:
- the LOC141002052 gene encoding olfactory receptor 11A1-like: MDDELNLTYITLGGHVEVEKYRYLYFVVMFTVYILIICSNSTIVYLIWIHQNLHEPMYIFIAALLVNSVLFSTAIYPKLLIDFLSEKQIISYSACLLQFQIFYSLGGSEFLLLAAMAYDRYVSICKPLQYAAIMRKTTVSIILVFAWILPAFQVAVAAALSAREKICAFILNGIFCNNRIYKLQCVISGASLIRDMIILLNVALLPVLFILFTYTRILIISYRSSSEVRRKAAQTCLPHLIVLINFSCLCAYDVIITGLESDFPKIVRFIMTLQIILYHPLFNPIIYGLKMKEISKHLKRLVCPARMNLCQHR; this comes from the coding sequence atgGATGATGAATTAAATCTAACATATATAACTCTTGGTGGGCATGTGGAAGTGGAAAAATACAGATATCTTTACTTTGTGGTTATGTTCACAGTATATATTCTGATAATCTGCAGTAATTCTACTATTGTGTATCTCATCTGGATTCACCAAAACCTCCATGAGCCTATGTACATTTTTATCGCAGCTCTGTTGGTCAACTCTGTTCTTTTCAGCACGGCCATCTACCCAAAGCTTCTGATCGACTTTTTATCTGAGAAACAGATCATATCATATTCAGCCTGTCTCTTGCAGTTTCAGATATTTTACTCATTAGGTGGTTCAGAGTTCTTACTGTTGGCAGCCATGGCCTATGACAGGTATGTGTCTATATGTAAACCTCTGCAATATGCAGCTATAATGAGGAAAACAACTGTCAGTATTATCCTGGTCTTCGCTTGGATTCTGCCTGCCTTTCAGGTCGCTGTGGCAGCTGCATTGAGTGCCAGAGAAAAAATCTGTGCCTTTATTTTAAATGGAATTTTTTGCAATAATAGAATTTACAAACTTCAATGTGTAATCTCAGGGGCAAGTCTTATACGAGATATGATCATCTTGCTAAATGTTGCACTTCTCCCTGTGCTCTTCATACTATTCACATACACCAGGATACTTATAATATCCTATCGTAGTAGTAGTGAAGTCAGGAGAAAAGCTGCTCAGACCTGTTTACCACACTTGATCGTTTTGATAAacttttcatgtttgtgtgcatatgaTGTCATTATAACTGGATTGGAGTCGGATTTTCCAAAAATTGTTCGTTTCATAATGACTTTACAAATAATATTGTATCATCCTCTCTTTAATCCAATCATATATGGactaaaaatgaaagaaatttcTAAACATCTCAAGAGGTTGGTCTGCCCTGCCAGAATGAACTTATGTCAACACAGATAA
- the LOC141002680 gene encoding olfactory receptor 6N2-like, translating into MDDGLNVTYIHLDGYVELNKYIYLYFVIMFTAYILIICSNSIIVYLIWIHQNLHEPMYIFIAALSVNSVLFSTAIYPKILIDSLSEKQVISHAACFFQWFLFYSSGGSDFLLLAAMAYDRYVSICKPLQYPTIMRTTTITICLGLAWLLPACQVAGGVAIIANRNLCNFTLKGIICNSLVQKLICVSSRVIYVYGLIGMFTIGFIPMFFILFTYTKIFIVSSRSCGEVRRKAAQTCLPHLIVLINFSCLFAFDMIIARLEYDFPKAVRLIVTLQMIVFSPLFNPIIYGLKMTEISKHLKRLFCSVKQT; encoded by the coding sequence ATGGATGATGGATTAAATGTAACATATATACATCTTGATGGCTATGTGGAActaaacaaatacatatatctttattttgtgattatGTTTACAGCATATATTCTAATAATCTGCAGTAACTCTATAATTGTGTATCTTATCTGGATTCACCAAAACCTCCATGAGCCTATGTACATTTTCATTGCAGCTCTGTCAGTCAACTCTGTTCTTTTCAGCACTGCTATCTACCCAAAAATTCTGATTGACTCTTTATCTGAGAAACAGGTCATATCACATGCAGCATGTTTCTTTCAatggtttttattttactcttcAGGTGGTTCAGATTTCTTACTGTTGGCAGCCATGGCCTATGACAGGTATGTGTCTATATGTAAACCTCTGCAATATCCAACTATCATGAGGACAACAACTATAACTATTTGCCTAGGTTTGGCTTGGCTTCTGCCTGCTTGTCAGGTTGCAGGTGGAGTTGCAATTATTGCGAATAGAAATCTCTGTAACTTTACTTTGAAAGGAATAATTTGCAACAGTTTAGTTCAAAAACTTATTTGTGTGAGCTCAAGAGTGATATATGTGTATGGTTTGATTGGAATGTTCACTATAGGATTTATCCCTatgtttttcatactttttacATACACCAAGATATTTATAGTATCCTCTCGAAGTTGTGGAGAAGTCAGGAGAAAGGCTGCACAGACCTGTTTACCACACCTGATAGTTTTGATaaacttttcttgtttgtttgcatttgatATGATTATAGCTCGACTGGAATACGATTTTCCAAAAGCTGTGCGTTTAATAGTGACTCTACAAATGATTGTGTTTAGTCCTCTCTTTAATCCAATCATATATGgactgaaaatgacagaaatttCCAAACACCTGAAGAGGTTGTTCTGTTCAGTCAAACAAACTTAA